In a single window of the Oscarella lobularis chromosome 2, ooOscLobu1.1, whole genome shotgun sequence genome:
- the LOC136200189 gene encoding protein flightless-1 homolog isoform X2, protein MSQGVLPFIRGINLSENPLENDQQFTEKISSMASLRWLRLNNTKLRTLPDQLSTLKKLEYLAVSRNSLHHLHDGDLQSLSRLRVVNARRNHIKDPGIPPEIFELGELSTIDFSYNQLEKVPEGLEKATGLLVLSLSHNKIEELPKELFVECCDIHHLDLSDNRLTTIPPTLRRCRNMDTLMLANNPMVNSKLRSLQGLVNLRTLNLRNTERNLSNFPEQLDSWLVNLEDLDISRNGLSQIPGCIYRMENLKRLNASHNAISELSGRVENWVMLELLNLSYNKLQELPQNVSKCTRLKRLFLNANELVFEGIPLGISRLTYLEQFQAARNKLQCIPESLCRCFHLRKVSLAGNCLLQLPEGIHYLKNLKELDVRDNPDLVMPAKPPEEQIGGNRLYNIDFDLEKLKQGAVTSEAAGKATSQKRKAQIFDRRHKERQAKEKERLRQADDAQKVLKGLSGIAEEKTRRESVSGGIPEPPPVPEIKRTRKWYESLEKPNLSYDDYFDENTGKELGLLVWQIENFIPVEVEQPLYGQFYSADAFIVLKTFRDEYGALDWNIYFWIGSDATLDKKACSAMHAVNLRNMLGAESRIVREEQNEESDAFLSLFNNEITYVEGGTASGFYTVEETSYPVKLYRVSVHNKIHFELVPVSETSLDPRFVYFLDGGMSFYVWPGPQSSLLLRTKVRLFAEKMNKNERKNKASVAVLTVGKEPQDFWSYLGGQSNPDEIQPHVESFTPGVPRLYRVHLGHGYLELPQVEIHFAKLTASLLEPKEVYILDCHSDIFVWVGRRSARLVRAAALKLAQELCVMLDRPSYAMVTRTLQGTESQIFKSKFYGWDDVLSVDYSRSAESVLKLKGKKTEGQAETATQAEASKTKVDLSSLFMPRQSPISDEQTEFIDECSQELKEMKCFVLEGKKFVKLPDSEIGNFFSEECYVFVCKYWMPPPEEEEDAEDDEELPQDYTVIYFWEGREANKMGWLTFTFSFQRKMEKMIPDLQVIRTRQQQEPLKLLAHFGSPIVIQRGERRLPIDEDDEDDENDTSGSRRESQLLQVRANGSSLYTRVVEVPTDVQSLNSEFCYILKVPFNKGSVGNGVVYVWIGSKSSKAHSIVAEETAKHLFEEWFSIQTIREGSEPENFFWVGIGGRGVYDQVADYMNFTRLFRCSNEKGFFSVSEKCLDFCQDDLADDDVMILDSGSEVFLWVGPGSSDVERKLAAKSAQVYGKHMKEQQPDRPRVLAVAKKGHEPHAFVRCFHGWGPFVHRRF, encoded by the exons ATGTCTCAGGGTGTTCTGCCCTTTATTCGTGGAATCAATCTATCAGAAAACCCACTAGAG AATGACCAACAGTTCACCGAGAAGATCTCGAGCATGGCGAGCCTTCGTTGGCTCCGTCTCAACAATACAAAACTTCGCACGCTACCCGATCAACTATCGACGCTGAAAAAACTA GAATACCTGGCTGTGTCCAGGAATAGCTTGCATCATTTGCACGACGGTGACTTGCAGAGTTTGTCGCGACTGCGCGTCGTGAATGCTCGTCGAAATCACATCAAAGATCCTGGAATCCCACCAGAAATTTTTGAACTCGGAGAGTTGTCTACGATT gaCTTTAGCTATAATCAACTAGAAAAG GTTCCTGAAGGATTGGAAAAGGCCACTGGATTGCTTGTTCTCTCTTTGAGCCACAACAA GATCGAAGAGTTGCCCAAGGAG CTATTCGTAGAATGCTGCGATATTCATCACTTGGACTTGAGTGACAACAGACTTA CTACCATTCCACCGACACTAAGAAGGTGTCGGAACATGGACACACTG ATGCTAGCTAATAATCCCATGGTCAACTCCAAACTGAG ATCTTTGCAAGGATTAGTCAACCTTCGAACGCTGAACTTGAGAAATACAGAG AGAAATCTCTCTAATTTTCCGGAACAACTTGACAGCTGGCTAGTGAATCTCGAAG ATCTCGACATATCAAGAAATGGTCTTTCGCAAA TTCCGGGATGCATATATCGTATGGAAAATCTGAAGAGATTGAACGCCAGCCACAACGCAATATCGGAGCTGTCTGGTCGCGTTG AAAACTGGGTCATGTTGGAACTTTTGAATCTTTCCTACAATAAGCTTCAGGAGTTGCCT CAAAATGTATCAAAGTGCACGCGACTGAAACGACTCTTTCTAAACG CCAACGAGCTCGTTTTCGAAGGAATACCATTGGGAATAAGTCGTCTAACTTATCTG GAACAATTTCAAGCGGCTCGCAATAAGCTCCAGTGCATACCCGAAAGCCTGTGTCGATGCTTTCATCTCAGAAAAGTCTCGCTAGCCGGCAATTGTTTGCTACAACTCCCTGAAGGAATTCACTACCttaaaaatttgaag GAACTCGACGTGCGAGATAATCCCGACTTGGTGATGCCGGCGAAGCCTCCCGAGGAGCAGATAGGCGGAAATCGGCTCTACAATATCGATTTCGACTTGGAGAAACTGAAACAGGGAGCGGTCACGTCGGAAGCAGCGG GAAAGGCAACTTCCCAGAAGAGAAAG gcGCAGattttcgatcgtcgtcacaaGGAGAGACaggcgaaggagaaggagcgCTTGAGGCAGGCGGACGACGCGCAGAAAGTGCTCAAGGGATTGTCGGGTATCGCCGAGGAGAAGACTCGAAGGGAAAGCGTCTCCGGCGGAATTCCCGAGCCGCCTCCGGTGCCCGAAATCAAACGAACGCGAAAGTGGTACGAGTCGTTGGAAAAGCCGAATTTGAGTTACGACGACTATTTTGACGAGAACACGGGCAAAGAATTGG GTTTACTCGTTTGGCAAATTGAGAATTTTATTCCTGTCGAAGTGGAACAAC CACTCTATGGACAGTTCTACAGCGCTGACGCTTTCATCGTTTTAAAG ACGTTTCGTGACGAGTACGGCGCGTTAGACTGGAACATATATTTCTGGATAGGTTCCGACGCTACG CTGGACAAGAAAGCCTGTTCGGCAATGCACGCCGTCAACTTGCGAAACATGCTCGGTGCCGAGTCTCGAATAGTC agagaagaacAAAATGAAGAGAGCGACGCCTTCTTGTCCCTATTCAATAACGAAATCACCTACGTCGAAG GGGGCACGGCGAGCGGCTTTTACACGGTCGAGGAGACGTCCTATCCCGTCAAACTCTATCGCGTGTCGGTTCACAATAAGATACACTTTGAACTT GTTCCTGTTTCGGAAACGTCTCTCGATCCGCGTTTCGTTTACTTTCTCGATGGTGGGATGAGCTTTTACGTCTGGCCGGGTCCTCAG TCTTCTCTTCTGTTGAGAACCAAAGTGAG GCTTTTCGCTGAAAAAATGAACAAgaacgagagaaagaacaaaGCCTCCGTAGCCGTTTTGACTGTG GGAAAAGAACCTCAAGATTTTTGGAGCTATCTCGGCGGCCAGTCGAACCCAGACGAAATCCAG CCTCACGTTGAGAGTTTCACGCCTGGCGTGCCTCGGTTATATCGAGTGCATCTTGGACATGGCTATCTGGAACTTCCACAAG TCGAAATTCATTTCGCGAAATTGACCGCTTCGCTTCTCGAACCGAAAGAGGTCTATATTTTGGACTGTCATTCGGATATCTTCGTTTG GGTCGGTCGAAGATCGGCGCGACTGGTGCGAGCAGCGGCTCTAAAGTTGGCCCAGGAGCTCTGCGTCATGCTTGATCGTCCCTCGTATGCGATGGTCACGCGAACTTTGCAGGG GACAGAGAGTCAAATATTCAAGTCAAAGTTTTACGGCTGGGATGACGTTCTTTCGGTGGACTATAGCCGATCGGCTGAAAGTGTGTTGAAGCTGAAGGGAAAG AAAACGGAAGGGCAAGCCGAGACAGCCACACAAGCGGAGGCTTCCAAAACCAAG GTGGACTTATCCTCGTTGTTCATGCCTCGACAATCTCCCATTTCCGATGAGCAGACG GAGTTCATTGACGAGTGCAGTCAGGAGTTGAAGGAGATGAAGTGCTTTGTGCTGgaaggaaagaaattcgTGAAACTGCCAGACAGCGAAATAG GAAACTTTTTCAGCGAAGAATGCTACGTATTCGTTTGCAAATACTGGATGCCTCCTCCGG aagaagaagaggatgcggaagacgacgaggagctCCCGCAGGACTACACAGTGATTTACTTCTGGGAG ggtcGCGAGGCAAACAAAATGGGCTGGCTCACTTTTACGTTCAGTTTTCAGCGAAAAATGGAGAAAATGATACCGGACCTGCAGGTCATACGAACGCGACAG CAACAAGAACCGCTCAAGCTTTTAGCCCACTTCGGGAGCCCCATCGTTATTCAGAGA GGCGAAAGACGTTTGcccatcgacgaagacgacgaagacgatgagaATGATACTAGCGGCAGTCGACGCGAGTCCCAGCTTCTTCAAGTGCGAGCCAATGGCAGTTCGCTTTACACTCGAGTCGTTGAA GTGCCCACAGACGTTCAGTCCTTGAATTCAGAATTCTG ctaCATTCTCAAAGTTCCTTTCAATAAGGGATCAGTTGGCAACGGAGTTGTCTACGTGTGGATAGGCAG CAAAAGTAGCAAGGCTCATAGCATTGTCGCCGAAGAGACGGCGAAGCATCTGTTTGAGGAGTGGTTTTCCATTCAGACGATACGCGAAGGCAGCGAGCCGGAGAACTTCTTCTGGGTTGGCATCGGCGGAAGAGGAGTATATGACCAA GTGGCTGACTACATGAATTTCACTCGCCTATTCCGCTGTTCGAACGAAAAGGGATTTTTCTCAGTGTCGGAAAAGTGCCTAGACTTTTGTCAG GATGACTtggctgacgacgacgtaatGATACTGGATAGCGGCAGCGAG GTTTTTCTGTGGGTTGGACCCGGAAGCAGTGACGTGGAAAGAAAACTAGCGGCCAAATCGGCTCAG GTCTATGGGAAGCATATGAAGGAGCAGCAGCCGGATCGACCTCGCGTGCTGGCTGTAGCGAAGAAGGGTCACGAACCGCACGCGTTTGTTCGATGCTTTCACGGCTGGGGACCGTTTGTCCATCGGCGCTTTTAG
- the LOC136200189 gene encoding protein flightless-1 homolog isoform X1 translates to MSQGVLPFIRGINLSENPLENDQQFTEKISSMASLRWLRLNNTKLRTLPDQLSTLKKLEYLAVSRNSLHHLHDGDLQSLSRLRVVNARRNHIKDPGIPPEIFELGELSTIDFSYNQLEKVPEGLEKATGLLVLSLSHNKIEELPKELFVECCDIHHLDLSDNRLTTIPPTLRRCRNMDTLMLANNPMVNSKLRSLQGLVNLRTLNLRNTERNLSNFPEQLDSWLVNLEDLDISRNGLSQIPGCIYRMENLKRLNASHNAISELSGRVENWVMLELLNLSYNKLQELPQNVSKCTRLKRLFLNANELVFEGIPLGISRLTYLEQFQAARNKLQCIPESLCRCFHLRKVSLAGNCLLQLPEGIHYLKNLKELDVRDNPDLVMPAKPPEEQIGGNRLYNIDFDLEKLKQGAVTSEAAGKATSQKRKAQIFDRRHKERQAKEKERLRQADDAQKVLKGLSGIAEEKTRRESVSGGIPEPPPVPEIKRTRKWYESLEKPNLSYDDYFDENTGKELGLLVWQIENFIPVEVEQPLYGQFYSADAFIVLKTFRDEYGALDWNIYFWIGSDATLDKKACSAMHAVNLRNMLGAESRIVREEQNEESDAFLSLFNNEITYVEGGTASGFYTVEETSYPVKLYRVSVHNKIHFELVPVSETSLDPRFVYFLDGGMSFYVWPGPQSSLLLRTKVRLFAEKMNKNERKNKASVAVLTVGKEPQDFWSYLGGQSNPDEIQPHVESFTPGVPRLYRVHLGHGYLELPQVEIHFAKLTASLLEPKEVYILDCHSDIFVWVGRRSARLVRAAALKLAQELCVMLDRPSYAMVTRTLQGTESQIFKSKFYGWDDVLSVDYSRSAESVLKLKGKKTEGQAETATQAEASKTKVDLSSLFMPRQSPISDEQTKEFIDECSQELKEMKCFVLEGKKFVKLPDSEIGNFFSEECYVFVCKYWMPPPEEEEDAEDDEELPQDYTVIYFWEGREANKMGWLTFTFSFQRKMEKMIPDLQVIRTRQQQEPLKLLAHFGSPIVIQRGERRLPIDEDDEDDENDTSGSRRESQLLQVRANGSSLYTRVVEVPTDVQSLNSEFCYILKVPFNKGSVGNGVVYVWIGSKSSKAHSIVAEETAKHLFEEWFSIQTIREGSEPENFFWVGIGGRGVYDQVADYMNFTRLFRCSNEKGFFSVSEKCLDFCQDDLADDDVMILDSGSEVFLWVGPGSSDVERKLAAKSAQVYGKHMKEQQPDRPRVLAVAKKGHEPHAFVRCFHGWGPFVHRRF, encoded by the exons ATGTCTCAGGGTGTTCTGCCCTTTATTCGTGGAATCAATCTATCAGAAAACCCACTAGAG AATGACCAACAGTTCACCGAGAAGATCTCGAGCATGGCGAGCCTTCGTTGGCTCCGTCTCAACAATACAAAACTTCGCACGCTACCCGATCAACTATCGACGCTGAAAAAACTA GAATACCTGGCTGTGTCCAGGAATAGCTTGCATCATTTGCACGACGGTGACTTGCAGAGTTTGTCGCGACTGCGCGTCGTGAATGCTCGTCGAAATCACATCAAAGATCCTGGAATCCCACCAGAAATTTTTGAACTCGGAGAGTTGTCTACGATT gaCTTTAGCTATAATCAACTAGAAAAG GTTCCTGAAGGATTGGAAAAGGCCACTGGATTGCTTGTTCTCTCTTTGAGCCACAACAA GATCGAAGAGTTGCCCAAGGAG CTATTCGTAGAATGCTGCGATATTCATCACTTGGACTTGAGTGACAACAGACTTA CTACCATTCCACCGACACTAAGAAGGTGTCGGAACATGGACACACTG ATGCTAGCTAATAATCCCATGGTCAACTCCAAACTGAG ATCTTTGCAAGGATTAGTCAACCTTCGAACGCTGAACTTGAGAAATACAGAG AGAAATCTCTCTAATTTTCCGGAACAACTTGACAGCTGGCTAGTGAATCTCGAAG ATCTCGACATATCAAGAAATGGTCTTTCGCAAA TTCCGGGATGCATATATCGTATGGAAAATCTGAAGAGATTGAACGCCAGCCACAACGCAATATCGGAGCTGTCTGGTCGCGTTG AAAACTGGGTCATGTTGGAACTTTTGAATCTTTCCTACAATAAGCTTCAGGAGTTGCCT CAAAATGTATCAAAGTGCACGCGACTGAAACGACTCTTTCTAAACG CCAACGAGCTCGTTTTCGAAGGAATACCATTGGGAATAAGTCGTCTAACTTATCTG GAACAATTTCAAGCGGCTCGCAATAAGCTCCAGTGCATACCCGAAAGCCTGTGTCGATGCTTTCATCTCAGAAAAGTCTCGCTAGCCGGCAATTGTTTGCTACAACTCCCTGAAGGAATTCACTACCttaaaaatttgaag GAACTCGACGTGCGAGATAATCCCGACTTGGTGATGCCGGCGAAGCCTCCCGAGGAGCAGATAGGCGGAAATCGGCTCTACAATATCGATTTCGACTTGGAGAAACTGAAACAGGGAGCGGTCACGTCGGAAGCAGCGG GAAAGGCAACTTCCCAGAAGAGAAAG gcGCAGattttcgatcgtcgtcacaaGGAGAGACaggcgaaggagaaggagcgCTTGAGGCAGGCGGACGACGCGCAGAAAGTGCTCAAGGGATTGTCGGGTATCGCCGAGGAGAAGACTCGAAGGGAAAGCGTCTCCGGCGGAATTCCCGAGCCGCCTCCGGTGCCCGAAATCAAACGAACGCGAAAGTGGTACGAGTCGTTGGAAAAGCCGAATTTGAGTTACGACGACTATTTTGACGAGAACACGGGCAAAGAATTGG GTTTACTCGTTTGGCAAATTGAGAATTTTATTCCTGTCGAAGTGGAACAAC CACTCTATGGACAGTTCTACAGCGCTGACGCTTTCATCGTTTTAAAG ACGTTTCGTGACGAGTACGGCGCGTTAGACTGGAACATATATTTCTGGATAGGTTCCGACGCTACG CTGGACAAGAAAGCCTGTTCGGCAATGCACGCCGTCAACTTGCGAAACATGCTCGGTGCCGAGTCTCGAATAGTC agagaagaacAAAATGAAGAGAGCGACGCCTTCTTGTCCCTATTCAATAACGAAATCACCTACGTCGAAG GGGGCACGGCGAGCGGCTTTTACACGGTCGAGGAGACGTCCTATCCCGTCAAACTCTATCGCGTGTCGGTTCACAATAAGATACACTTTGAACTT GTTCCTGTTTCGGAAACGTCTCTCGATCCGCGTTTCGTTTACTTTCTCGATGGTGGGATGAGCTTTTACGTCTGGCCGGGTCCTCAG TCTTCTCTTCTGTTGAGAACCAAAGTGAG GCTTTTCGCTGAAAAAATGAACAAgaacgagagaaagaacaaaGCCTCCGTAGCCGTTTTGACTGTG GGAAAAGAACCTCAAGATTTTTGGAGCTATCTCGGCGGCCAGTCGAACCCAGACGAAATCCAG CCTCACGTTGAGAGTTTCACGCCTGGCGTGCCTCGGTTATATCGAGTGCATCTTGGACATGGCTATCTGGAACTTCCACAAG TCGAAATTCATTTCGCGAAATTGACCGCTTCGCTTCTCGAACCGAAAGAGGTCTATATTTTGGACTGTCATTCGGATATCTTCGTTTG GGTCGGTCGAAGATCGGCGCGACTGGTGCGAGCAGCGGCTCTAAAGTTGGCCCAGGAGCTCTGCGTCATGCTTGATCGTCCCTCGTATGCGATGGTCACGCGAACTTTGCAGGG GACAGAGAGTCAAATATTCAAGTCAAAGTTTTACGGCTGGGATGACGTTCTTTCGGTGGACTATAGCCGATCGGCTGAAAGTGTGTTGAAGCTGAAGGGAAAG AAAACGGAAGGGCAAGCCGAGACAGCCACACAAGCGGAGGCTTCCAAAACCAAG GTGGACTTATCCTCGTTGTTCATGCCTCGACAATCTCCCATTTCCGATGAGCAGACG AAGGAGTTCATTGACGAGTGCAGTCAGGAGTTGAAGGAGATGAAGTGCTTTGTGCTGgaaggaaagaaattcgTGAAACTGCCAGACAGCGAAATAG GAAACTTTTTCAGCGAAGAATGCTACGTATTCGTTTGCAAATACTGGATGCCTCCTCCGG aagaagaagaggatgcggaagacgacgaggagctCCCGCAGGACTACACAGTGATTTACTTCTGGGAG ggtcGCGAGGCAAACAAAATGGGCTGGCTCACTTTTACGTTCAGTTTTCAGCGAAAAATGGAGAAAATGATACCGGACCTGCAGGTCATACGAACGCGACAG CAACAAGAACCGCTCAAGCTTTTAGCCCACTTCGGGAGCCCCATCGTTATTCAGAGA GGCGAAAGACGTTTGcccatcgacgaagacgacgaagacgatgagaATGATACTAGCGGCAGTCGACGCGAGTCCCAGCTTCTTCAAGTGCGAGCCAATGGCAGTTCGCTTTACACTCGAGTCGTTGAA GTGCCCACAGACGTTCAGTCCTTGAATTCAGAATTCTG ctaCATTCTCAAAGTTCCTTTCAATAAGGGATCAGTTGGCAACGGAGTTGTCTACGTGTGGATAGGCAG CAAAAGTAGCAAGGCTCATAGCATTGTCGCCGAAGAGACGGCGAAGCATCTGTTTGAGGAGTGGTTTTCCATTCAGACGATACGCGAAGGCAGCGAGCCGGAGAACTTCTTCTGGGTTGGCATCGGCGGAAGAGGAGTATATGACCAA GTGGCTGACTACATGAATTTCACTCGCCTATTCCGCTGTTCGAACGAAAAGGGATTTTTCTCAGTGTCGGAAAAGTGCCTAGACTTTTGTCAG GATGACTtggctgacgacgacgtaatGATACTGGATAGCGGCAGCGAG GTTTTTCTGTGGGTTGGACCCGGAAGCAGTGACGTGGAAAGAAAACTAGCGGCCAAATCGGCTCAG GTCTATGGGAAGCATATGAAGGAGCAGCAGCCGGATCGACCTCGCGTGCTGGCTGTAGCGAAGAAGGGTCACGAACCGCACGCGTTTGTTCGATGCTTTCACGGCTGGGGACCGTTTGTCCATCGGCGCTTTTAG